A region of Diadema setosum chromosome 15, eeDiaSeto1, whole genome shotgun sequence DNA encodes the following proteins:
- the LOC140238722 gene encoding muscarinic acetylcholine receptor M1-like, with protein sequence MATISETNLTTLLVTEIVEEFVTVREPVRDSVRENTNIEGMILASIYCLVIVFVNSLCLAAFAARERLRTYNNYYIINMVVSDVLVGILLVVTIIHTYKREFPFSTAACRVYLGVREVAFTVSVVTVVVICIDRHQATYHPIEHYTSRSRRKALVANGLTWLLCGGFWLSYCTGWDFAVDVDNTSQCIAGYARQTVPAIASICLSFFLPLVVVAVLYLRIYIKIRQVVGGRFVRKMFSKDESTDGQRSTAEDGEAAVKPESVRSFAIDDEGLDDQDINVSGGNAERQISETATFKTQESGCNLESKETPKDVVLDTPKVRSSVKNRESTSEATRATRTLTLIVVSMVIAWLPQSIVVVCYSVRPTLILPPNLPGPLLQTFVWLRYTNSILNPFCYVITQPLFRQTLLDILLCRLDFPSSKR encoded by the exons ATGGCGACGATCAGCGAAACTAATCTGACAACACTTCTTGTCACCGAAATCGTCGAGGAATTCGTCACCGTGCGAGAGCCCGTGCGAGACAGTGTACGAGAAAATACAAATATCGAAGGTATGATTCTCGCATCTATCTACTGCTTGGTCATAGTTTTCGTCAACTCGCTATGTCTGGCTGCGTTTGCAGCTCGAGAGAGACTTCGCACCTACAACAATTATTACATAATAAACATGGTCGTGTCCGATGTCCTCGTCGGAATTCTTCTCGTCGTCACGATCATCCATACCTACAAGAGGGAATTCCCCTTCTCCACGGCTGCCTGTCGAGTCTACCTTGGTGTCCGGGAGGTGGCTTTCACCGTGTCCGTCGTCACCGTGGTCGTCATCTGCATCGATCGCCACCAAGCGACGTACCATCCCATCGAGCACTACACCTCGCGTAGCAGGAGGAAAGCGCTGGTCGCCAACGGCCTAACCTGGCTCCTGTGTGGCGGGTTCTGGCTCTCCTACTGTACCGGATGGGACTTCGCCGTCGATGTTGACAACACGAGTCAGTGCATCGCTGGCTACGCTCGCCAAACCGTACCTGCCATCGCATCGATCtgcctctctttttttctcccgcTCGTCGTCGTAGCCGTTCTGTACCTTCGCATCTACATCAAGATACGCCAGGTGGTCGGGGGCAGATTCGTCCGGAAGATGTTCTCGAAGGACGAGTCGACGGACGGACAACGCTCCACGGCCGAGGACGGGGAGGCGGCGGTCAAGCCCGAGTCCGTGAGGTCTTTTGCTATCGACGACGAAGGCTTGGACGATCAGGACATCAATGTCAGCGGTGGAAATGCCGAGAGACAAATAAGTGAGACGGCCACCTTCAAGACCCAAGAGTCTGGTTGCAACCTAGAAAGTAAAGAAACACCAAAGGACGTTGTATTGGACACACCCAAG GTAAGATCTAGCGTGAAGAACCGAGAATCTACGTCCGAGGCGACCAGGGCTACTCGAACCTTGACCCTCATTGTGGTATCCATGGTGATCGCCTGGCTGCCCCAAAGTATCGTGGTTGTCTGCTACTCGGTTCGTCCAACCCTCATCCTACCGCCCAACCTGCCCGGTCCGCTGTTGCAGACCTTCGTCTGGTTGCGGTACACCAACAGCATCCTTAATCCCTTCTGTTACGTCATCACTCAGCCCCTCTTTCGCCAAACACTCCTTGATATTCTTCTTTGTCGACTGGATTTCCCTTCATCGAAACGATAA